Genomic DNA from Electrophorus electricus isolate fEleEle1 chromosome 23, fEleEle1.pri, whole genome shotgun sequence:
GATGAAGTGGATcagaatggaaacagtgcagtACATGTTGCTGCCCAGTATGGCCATCTAGGCTGCCTTCAGGTAAAagtatatttacttttttttttttacagtgccGATTTTACAAAAGCTTTAGAAAAAGTTTTTGGGAaagtatcattttattttctgaggCACAATGAAAGAAATTGGAAACAGGATACCAGTCTCCCTCCTGCTTCCTGTTAGTGTAGGCTCAACAATCATTTCCTCCTCTTTACACTAGTCAGCAGGCAGGGAAAGTGTGTTGATGTAAGGAACAATATTACTTTGAGCAGTGgactttttgaaaatgtttttttttaaccacataCAGAGCAGATACCCTAAGTTCAATCCGGTATATTAACATGCAGTAGTTAAGTGAATACAGTCAATGCTAAATGTGTGAAAGTACTCAGAGTAGACTAACCGGTAAATGTTGGCAGTGACAGGGTCTATTATTAATGCAaacctttcattttcattctggcTTTTTATTTATCAATGTTGCTCTCATTCTTATTTTCTTATCTAAGACACTGGTAGAGTATGGCTCGAATGTCACAGTGCAAAACCAGCAGGGGGAGAGACCCTCTCAGTGTGCCGAGCGTCAGGGTCACACGACCTGCTCACGTTACCTGGTTGTGGTGGAGACCTGTATGTCCCTGGCATCACAGGTGGTGAAGCTTACCAAACAGCTCCATGAGTAAGCAGACTTGCAATGCAATTAAATAATGTTGCAATTTCTAGTTTTGCAAAttatattttttccctttaatttaCCTCAGAGATTAAGGTTCTAAATCTTAAAAAGAATGAAACTTTTTCTGCAGACAATCTACAGCAAGATTAGCACTCCAGAATCAAGTTCAGATGCTGTTACAGTGCCAAGACCCTAATGGAAGACCACGGTCACCTAGGTCTGCCCTTCTGTTATGATGACTTTTTACACATTGTTATCCTGCAATTTACTACTATTGTACTGCCCTTAGATTCATgtagaacattttaaatgtcaggtAATAATCAGATTATAATCTCAgcaatttctctttttttaattagttcaCTTATTGCCTCAGTTGAGGCTTGGCCAGAAATGACCCTGACTGCAGAGGTTGCCCCGGGTGATGGGCAGTGGGTTCTGAGGCAAAGGAATGTGGACTCAGACGCAGTCTTGCGCAGGCTTCTGGGAAAAGACATCgcagagagagtgagctccAAGGAGAAGCTCACTATGGAATTCCAAGAGGGTGCAGTAGATAATGCCAGCGGGATAGACGTGGGGATGGGGCCTGGTGCAGGGCCACCGAGGAGACTGGGTGTGGTGGAGAAGCGGGAACTGAAACTGGCCCGTCTCAAACAGATCATGCAGCGTTCCCTCAGCGAGTCAGACACGGATGCCTACCCTCCGGATGAGCACAAGCAGGCCTCGGGTGTCTCCAGGCCCGAGAGACCAACCCAGCTTCCCATAGCGGAGAATGAGGAGTCAGTGTCTGGGCTGCACCTACTTATGAAGAAGCATGCCTCAGCTGCAGAGCGCAAGTTCTCATTTGCACTCCGGACATCCAAATCTATGGATGGGTACAATCCTTCTCCGACGTCTGACAACAGTGACCTTGATCATGAAACTAAGACTGAATTGGTGGGGGAGTTTGCTGAATTTAACAGTGGGCAAAAAGTCACAAGTCCAAAGAGTGCTCTTAAATCGCCCTCCTCTCGTAGGAAAACTTCACAGAGCCTTAAACTCAGGGTGACGTTTGATGAAGCACCGGTTGTCCACAAGGATGGTCAAGCAGGAGAGGTAAAAGGAGCTTCTAGCAAAGAAAAGACTTCAGAATCAGGGAAGCGACCCTTTGGAACATTCCGCTCCATCATGGAGACGCTGAGCGGGAATcagaacagcaacaacaacaatggtCAGTCCACATCTCCAGGCAAACATTCTGCTTCTAGTTCAGCACAGGGTCtggctgggaaaaaaaatgatgcTAAAGCCAGTCCAGGTGGTCTGTCCAAatgcaaaaacaagacaagcgCTGTTTAAGTGCCTTGCTCTGAGGGTGCTGAGAGTACAGCAGTGCCCTCATTTTTACTTAAAGTGGTTAGCAAAAAAACAGACTGTCCAAGCATTTAACTGTATGTTCTTGACAATGATTGACAAATATCTGAACATACATTTGGAAATCAGGCACTTTGCAAACTCAAAGCATTTTAGCATCCTAGTTTTTGGAGCCACTGTATATAGGACAACTAATTTTCACACAGTCAGAATTTCAGTGTTACATAGTATAAGTGGAACTGTTAAAATACTTAAGTAACAACACTGTGATTTTATACAATCATGATTTCATTATATAGTTAGGTGTGACTCAGAAGCAAGATCAACCTTTGCttacaaatgtgttttagaaACCTGAATGCAATAGAAACCATAAATAAACCATACTAGTTTAGTGACTTTTCTGTAGGTCTGTGTTAAGGAATGGCATGTTTATAACCACCACAGTACTGCATCACTTTGCTGAACTCTTTCTACGAGGAAAAGCATGTTTTACCATTTCTCCTGAAAACAGTCATCTACCATAGAAGTATAGATGGGCAGTACTGGGTACCTGTTTTCCTAATTCTGCCCCATTAAATCATATTTTCCACTTTTTATGATTAAACGTATCTGTAatgtgtaggttttttttttccattttaaaattcatttgagtaataatttaattatgtatGGAGGAAAAAATGACAACCATTGTAACAtctaaagataaaaataaatgcatttacttGTTGATACTTTCTGTCTGCATTAAATTGTCATttccaaaatatatatttttgcttcaTGCAATTTCCTTTTCAACTTTGATGTGAAATATATGAATGGTTAACATTATTACATAATACTTACTGTATAATTAACTTGACTTTTACAAAAGgtcaacacatacacaagaatTTGCTCTGCTTATTTTAGGAACATATACTACAAGCATGTCAGAACTGCCTTGTTTCCATTCACAAACCACACACCATAAAACACCAGGTTTATGTTTCCCCCCAGCAAGAGGagcatttcattttttacaaaaaaaccAATACCTGGGGAGGCTGGGTTTTTGTAAGTGAAGTTAAGCTGATGAATTAGCCCTCGTTTATTGGACAACAGTTTGAGGCAATGTCCAAGGGAGCCATCCCACACCTTTGAAGAACCAGGCAGTTTAATTGGGGACGGTGTGGAGCTGTGAGGGGAACGTTTAAGCATGGTGCCGACGGCCTGTTGTGCAGCATGAAAATGGAAGAGACAAGCTCTTGATTTGACAGGAGGAGTCATATATAGATTTTTGTGTCCATTGTTTTGGCTTATTTGTGTGCGCTTTACTCAGTCAATCAAATATAATTGACACCGCTGGGCTCTGTTGTTTCTGGGATGACAGCAGTTAAtgccagtggaaaaaaaaatgctgggAAGAAAGTTCTCCCAGTGAAGGATGGGAAAAGGTTTCTGCCAGACCTGTGACAATTTTTCACACTTCAACAGCATTAATTGATGTAATGGCAGTGATGATAGATACTGATATATGCAACCTTTCCAAAAAACTAATTATACCGCACCCTTTCATTTTTCCCCCTTGCCTGCTAGATTCAATAAGGTTGCAAATAAAATGGTACCAACATTTTCAATGagcattttcattcattatgtACTGTGTaacataatattaaaaaaaaaaaaaaatcttaatgtaATAGGAAGCTAGAGTACAGCAGAAATATAATGTCTCATCCATTTCTtctaaaatctattttatatgTAACACACCTGAAAATCAGTGCTGGATtgttcatgtttaattttgctTCCTATGTATTGTGTGTGATGCCACGATGTGGTCTTTGAATTAATGACCAGTGAGGCCAGAAGAGGGAAGCACTGCTGTATAGAAATGACTGAGATGAAACAGTGTGACTGAAACTTAACTTATTGTATTAGTAATAAAGAAGGATTATGACTGGAACCAGTCAAAAAGATAGTTCTTCTCATTTTCTGTGAAAACAGGCTGGGagtatttgtttgattttattttgatatgtTCATATCAAAGCTGGAATGCCAGTTTCCTGATTTACTCATTCACAGGATACATATAACTTATGTGTGGTCAGTGGATATGAATCAAATGAAGCAATGCACAGAGGACCTCTTAAAATAGCATGCAATATTTGTCCTTTCacaacatcccccccccccccccaaatccaTTAGATGACTTATAAGCAAGTGAAAAATAATTCCATTTTCCAAACTCTGCAATCCTGAGGGTGTAACTTCTGTCAGTAAGGTATTGTAGAGAAACAAAGTATCTCAATTCTGTAGCATTGTGTCAGTCAATCCACAGAGTGCACATGTTGTGTGGTGTTCCTGTCTGTGGAAAGATGGCCTCCGACCTGCTGTCAAATTGCTTGCCCTGAGAAATAATTCAGGAAAAGACAGATGACAGCTATCATTCCAGCTATTATAAAACTATCCTAAATTCAGTTTCAGCTCCCTGTAACAAATAGCATTAGCATATAtccaaagcatttttaaaaaacactttaaacttAATTTTGTCCTGAAATTAAAACGGCGAAGTTGTAGCTCATCATGATTGACTTCTTCACCTCACCACTGTTCTTCACATTTGTGCCTTGAAGTGCTGTTTATAGTAAATGTTTATAGTTTATGTTTGAATtaaacttttacttttattatCATTGTTGATGTTATGATCATTGATAGTAGCAgttgtagtaacagtagtaatatttctttacttaatatatttatatatgcaaaATGAATCGGTATTACCAAAACCTACCACCTAGATACTAATCTGGGAATTTTCAGGtgcaaaagtaaaaaattaatttttacagtgtgcatctgtgtgttggAGAATACTGAATCATGCTTTCCAGCTATAACCATGTAGGCTAAAATCACAACCTCCAGTAATTTGTTGTAAAATCAGCTACAGCAtataatgtgaaaatgaaacaaagcaacCTATGCTGATGTTTGAGATTATTCTGAATTATGTCATTTGTTGGTTAAATTATTGACCAATAATAAATTAACTTTTGAATAGAAGCTTACTCTGTGCCTTCAAATTCTATAAAACTCTCTGCGTAAATCATTGCTGCATGTGTAAGTAATTAAGGGAAACTACTGCTTCCTGCTTAGTTAATCAAAATCAGGCAATGCGAATAACTGTGAAAGCTTCCTTTCTGTCTAACAGTTATTACTCTAGACACAGGCAGATTAGGGTGTGGAGCATGAATAGGGTGAACCTAAACTATTTCTCATGATGTGTCTTGGTGCCACGGTTACCTTCACTATAAATCTCTGTCACACTGGAACTGTAGAAATGCTTTGAGAGAAAACAATGACTTTCTTCCAAACCAAACATCTGATTATTGAAAAAGCCTGAAGAATGCAAGTTGAACTCCCAGTCTTAAAGCACTAAGAAGAGCCATTACTTTTACTTCTCTTAAACTATTATGCTATGAAATAAAAGGACGACAGCCAAccgcagtttttttttttttttggctgaatTGCTAAATTTATATACTTTCAAAAGGACATTGCATATTTTCACTTTATTAtcaaaacatattattattattatgtaagaaatagaaaaaaagaaccCTGACTCCAACTTATAAAACTATTTGACAACAagtgtataaatacatttgttttcagttgtGTAAAGGGTGCCCATGACTCCTCTAATGCAAAGAAAACCTGCCACCTACTCTGTACCACTGCTAAGTACCTCTGTATAGTCCTCAGTGAACACTTTAACCACTAACCACTTAACTCTGGCACATAACCTTGCACACATGAGTGGCTTGCACTGTACTCTGCCATTATTTCTTCCCAGTGAGAACATTAATTGTCCTTCCTGACACTACATAACACGGCTGGGGTTCAAACTTTAATTTCGGTGACAGGATTCATTTTTGTACTGTCACCCACTTTACCACACACTGCAATAACAAAACTGAGTGTCCAATTAGATGCTTGTAAAGGGAAAGAAATCTGCACAGATATCATCAGACTTGTGACAGGCAATATTTCCTACATACTTTTCCTTCCAAATAAACTTACTATACCGGTGTGTACAATAAAACACTCCATGTTTCATCGTGCCTTTTGTTGTTAGATGTCCCTCCCTTCGTCTGTTTAGGCGTTGCTGTCATTGGCACTGTGTCGTGTATTCACTGGAATGCAATGGCTCCTTTAACCTATTCCATTGATCTCCTGAGTATCTCCCATTAAGGCAGGGAGCTCCGTCCAAGGGGACGGCGCTAAGGACTCTGCCGGAGAAGGGCCGGAACAGATCGGCGGGAACAGAAGCACATCATTTAGGCCTCTGTTCCTCCAGCCACCTTATTTGCTGTAAATAGCAATTCATTACAGCAAGCCAGACATGTAGTGCGTCGTCATGCCTCAGTGGCATGGCTCAGCTCGTTTGCAATTCCATTCTCGCGGGATGGCAGccagatgggagagagagagagagagagagagagagagagagagagagaaagagaaagtccCTCGGGACCTAGCCATGAGTTCTCAAGCAGTTAGCTCTCGAGGCGATGGTCAAGTTTGGGGACCGCAAACATTTCTTCCCTTCCTTGTCCTCTTTCATCTTCTGCAAGTGATTTTTAATGCTGACCTCAGGTTTCAAACAGGGCAGACATAGCCCACATTATATGGGTTTTCTCAGTCCACTCGATCCATAATGACTGTATATATAGCTCCACTGCATTCCAAAAAGCAAAGAATTTGGTCAGTATTCAGTGTGACAGGCCTGAAAACACAAGCTGTTTTCAGGAGGCTCTCGATCATGTCCATTGACAACACGGCTGATGTAATGTGTGTGGACTCACTAGGCTTGACAGTTTTCCTCCTGCGTGCAGGCTGAGGGTGGTGAGAATGCTCTACATTACAAGGGCTACTGCACAAAACACTCACTTTATTACTTTAGAAAATACAGCACAGATCTATTTGATTATGTTAAATGACACTAGTTTATAGGTCTGGCGCTGAATATGGTGTATTCTGTCTTTTATAAAGACGTCAACTTTTGCACAAAGTACCTCTGTGGGAAATAATACTTGAAATAACAGCTACATAACTACACTTTTAAGGAAAGACAATTCACTGAGGACAAcacaatgcagttttaaaaaaattccattTGATAGAATTCCATAAATTACATATGATATACATACTCAGTAGTTGGTATTTTTGggtaagtgcatgtgtgtgtgctgtgtatatGAAATgcgacagggagaaagagataaTATTCATGTCATGTCAATCTACAGTTTCAACGTAGTGTTCCTCAAGAAATATTTAGTTAAGTATTtctatttacattacatttatccaaagcaacttacaattatgagtgagtacaatttttttttgagcaactgagggttaagggcattgctcaggggccctacagtggggtttgaactggcaaccttctgattactagctAAGTACCTTAACGACTGCACCATTTACAGTAACACTTACTTAATGTGCTACTTCAGTCTTCAAAAGACAACTACGATCACTATATGGGTGAACAATGCAATGACTGCcttc
This window encodes:
- the sncaip gene encoding synphilin-1: MEAPEYLDLDEIDFTDDLAYTSKSIPELCRRNDGQAEERQAPGINWGRSASLHSGSGIKPTGIADVYSKFRPVKRVSPLKHQPEVLDTETDNKSPGQSVEGNKEEPSSKGLQTSMTPGDIQGLKCKSIANGALLGELEHYDLDMDEILDVPYIKSNQQMATLPRVTSEKRPSGSSAGDRCLGVHASSHTHAESVGGGTQFCVLSPINWPDMRKSKSMDPDYLRTVGYDHSPSSLHCSISEADKLLSSRSFPDTPTHKAGTDNLGSQPLFPIQGGAVGRLDSAKSWSSSRAFGECDEETKKSPNIINIVREGQISLLPHFATESLELIRDEDGNNLLHISAAQGHAECLQHLTSLMGEDCLNERNKQQLTPAGLGVRNGQLECVRWMVSETEAIAELSCTRDHPSLIHYAARYGQERILLWLLQFMQEQAISLDEVDQNGNSAVHVAAQYGHLGCLQTLVEYGSNVTVQNQQGERPSQCAERQGHTTCSRYLVVVETCMSLASQVVKLTKQLHEQSTARLALQNQVQMLLQCQDPNGRPRSPSSLIASVEAWPEMTLTAEVAPGDGQWVLRQRNVDSDAVLRRLLGKDIAERVSSKEKLTMEFQEGAVDNASGIDVGMGPGAGPPRRLGVVEKRELKLARLKQIMQRSLSESDTDAYPPDEHKQASGVSRPERPTQLPIAENEESVSGLHLLMKKHASAAERKFSFALRTSKSMDGYNPSPTSDNSDLDHETKTELVGEFAEFNSGQKVTSPKSALKSPSSRRKTSQSLKLRVTFDEAPVVHKDGQAGEVKGASSKEKTSESGKRPFGTFRSIMETLSGNQNSNNNNGQSTSPGKHSASSSAQGLAGKKNDAKASPGGLSKCKNKTSAV